A window of Sphingomonas astaxanthinifaciens DSM 22298 genomic DNA:
CGGGACCGGCGGCTGGCGGCGGAGGCCGAGCTGGCGCGGGTGCTCGCGCCCTTGCCGGTCACGGCGCTGCGCCTGTCGCCGATTGCCAACCACATGCTGGTCCGCCTCGGCCTCAAGGAGATCGGCGACCTTGCCGGGGTCCCGCGCAAGGCGCTCGCGCGGCGTTTCGCCAAAGACGAGCATCCGCTCGACGCGCTCGACCGCGCGCTTGGCCGAAAACCCGAACCGCTTACCCCCTTGCCCGAGGATCCGCCGCCGCGCGCCTTGCTCCCGCTGAAGGAGCCGGTGGTCCATCCCGAGGCCGCGGCGCAGGCGCTCGGCCGGCTGGTCCCGCCGCTGGCGAAGGAGCTCGGGCGGCGCAAGCTTGGTGCCCGCCACCTCGTGCTCACCGCCTACCGGGTCGACGGCAGCCTCGGCGAAGTCCAGGTCGCGACCTCCATCCCCTCGCGCGATCCGGACCACCTCCACCGCCTGCTGTCGGGAATCCTCGAGCGGCAGGGGATCGACCCCGGCTTCGGGATCGACGCCTTCGCGCTCGAGGTGCGCTGGTGGGAGCGGCTCGACGCGGCGCAGGAGGCGCTGCTCGGCGAGCCCCCGGCGGAGCTGGCGGTGGCCGCGCTGATCGACCGGCTGAGCGTCCGGCTGGGACCCGCCAGGGTCCGCCGCCCGGTCGCGGTCGACAGCCACCTCCCCGAGCGGGCGGCGGGCTGGGTCGAGGGAGTGGACACCGCCGCGCACTCCCCGCTTTCGCTGTCGCGAGCGGAGGCGCTTCCCACCCGCCTCCTCGATACGCCCGAGGAAGTCGCGGTCATCTATGCCACGCCCGAAGGGCTGCCGCGCCGGTTCGTGTGGCGACGCAAGGTCCATGACATCGCCCGCGCGCAGGGGCCGCAGCGGATCTCGCCCGAATGGTGGCGCTCGCGTTCCACCGCCCGGCTGCGCGACTATTACAAGGTCGAGGATACGGCGGGGGTGCGCTTCTGGATCTTCCGAGAGGGCGTGGTCGGCGACGGCCGCGGCGGTCCGCCCCCGTGGTTCGTCCACGGGCTGTTCTCGTGAGTCGGGTGCATGCCTGAACAGGAAGGCCATGCCCGCAAGCGGCTCGAGCCCAGGGGTCCGCTCGCGCCCATTCCCCGTGCGCCGTTCGTCGAGCTCGGCATATCGACTCCCTTCTCGTTCCTGCGCGGGGTGTCCGACGCGCTGGAGCTGATCCCGGTCGCCCGCGAGCTCGGCATGGACGCAATCGGAGTCGCCGACCGCAACACGCTGGCCGGCGTGGTGCGGATCCATACCAACGCCAAGACGGCCGGGGTGAAGCCGCTGATCGGCTGCCGGCTGGTGGTGCGATGCACCCCCTCCCGCTTGCGAGAGGGGGCAGGGGGTGGGGACTCGCCACCCACGCTCAGGCTGGTGGAGACAAGCCCACCCCCGGCCCCTCCCGCGAGCGGGAGGGGAGAAGAGCAGGTCGAACTCCTCGCCTACCCCGTCGACCGCGAGGGCTATGCCCGCTTGTCCCGCCTGCTCAGCCTCGGCCAGGGACGCGCGATCAAGGGGGAGTGCGAGCTCAGCCTCGCCGATGTCGCCGACCATGCCGAGGGAATCGCCTTCATCGCCTGGCCGGGCGAGGACCTCGATTCGTTCGAGGCGCGGCTGCCGCACATTCTGGAGGCTTTGCCCGGTCTTCGCCACATCGCCGCCACCCATTGCTATCGCGGCGACGACCTCGCCCGGATCGAGCGGCTCGACCGGCTGGCCAAAAGCATCGGCGGCACCATCCTCGCCTCGAACGATGTCCATTATCACGCCCCCGAGAAGCGCCCGCTGCAGGACGTGGTGACCTGCATTCGCGAGAAGGTGACGCTGGCCGAGGCGGGCACTCGGCTCCACGCCAATGCCGAGCGGCATCTCAAGGGCCCCGAGGAGATGGCGCGGCTGTTTGCCCGCTGGCCCCATGCGATTTCCGCCACCCGCGAGTTCGCCGACGCGCTCGACTTCAGCCTCGACGAACTGCGCTACGAATATCCGCGCGAGAGCGTGCCCGCGGGGCGGACCCCGCAGGAGCAACTGATCCACCTGACGTGGGAGGGGGCGGCGTTCCGCTATCCGGACGGCGTGCCCGACAAGGTGGTCAAGCAGCTCAACCATGAGCTCGCCCTGATCGAGAAACTCGACTTCGCGCGCTACTTCCTGACGGTCCACTCGATCGTCGAATTCGCCCGCACCTGCGAACCCCCGATCCTTTGCCAGGGGCGCGGGTCGGCGGCCAACAGCGCGGTCTGCTACTGCCTCCAGGTCACCGCGGTCGACCCGGCCGACACCGACCTCCTGTTCGAGCGCTTCATCTCCGAGGAGCGCAAGGAGCCGCCCGACATCGACGTCGATTTCGAGCATGAGCGGCGCGAGGAGGTGATCCAGCACATCTACCAGAAGTATGGCCGCGACCGCGCCGGGCTGTGCGCCACCGTCATCCACTACCGCCCGCGCTCGGCGATCCGCGAGGTCGGCAAGGTGATGGGTCTCTCCGAGGACATTTGCGCCGCCATCGCCGGCAGCATCTGGGGCTGGGGCGAGGACGTGACCGAGACGCACGTCCAGGAAGCCGGGCTCGACCTTTCCGATCCCCACCTCGC
This region includes:
- a CDS encoding Y-family DNA polymerase, translating into MTRRICSLWLPNLAIERWANLTGAPDEALARPLVLTIEGRHGQLIHAATPAAAARGARPGGRLADARALDPALEAEPADVGGEAAWLTTAARWAQRWSPLVEIDGAHGLRLDVGGVAHLFGGEEALLRDMETRFAAMGIGARAAIAPTAGASWALARYGRDRRLAAEAELARVLAPLPVTALRLSPIANHMLVRLGLKEIGDLAGVPRKALARRFAKDEHPLDALDRALGRKPEPLTPLPEDPPPRALLPLKEPVVHPEAAAQALGRLVPPLAKELGRRKLGARHLVLTAYRVDGSLGEVQVATSIPSRDPDHLHRLLSGILERQGIDPGFGIDAFALEVRWWERLDAAQEALLGEPPAELAVAALIDRLSVRLGPARVRRPVAVDSHLPERAAGWVEGVDTAAHSPLSLSRAEALPTRLLDTPEEVAVIYATPEGLPRRFVWRRKVHDIARAQGPQRISPEWWRSRSTARLRDYYKVEDTAGVRFWIFREGVVGDGRGGPPPWFVHGLFS